In a genomic window of Arachnia rubra:
- a CDS encoding glycosyltransferase family 39 protein, whose product MAVRRQRSWISDDGMVALLTGALYLGFGIWLTSQDLIFPDAMSRVANGYYVVFSRDPHLAAIGFVWNPLPSLSTIPLLLLSPLVPVLASKAFAGTIVSVFCGALAMVLFRRFLALFGMNRAGALILTGILAVQPLVLISAACGASESMLLATALYAALNLARWLKEDDPWHLVHAGLGLGLAYLVRYEAVAAALAASIIVLGISLWRTRGGRRRKTVALLDLFLVGSPFAAAFIVWATVSQLVGQSWFQTYTSPYGNSAQVNNDRTSIDSFTGGGLDGILGYLSSQLFAVAPFAILFIVIAVVIAVRRREPGILGPAAILGGILAFDEWAFINGASFGWLRFQIMAIPWGLLMAGYILGSIRRGTGRLAFRKSVAVVVLISTIAPLPLAWWASLNPRLAREENLAFEVSQARQYATQAQVAAYLDSLSLPNGSVITDVAYSFPIVLASRNPHQFVITPDRDFQEKLTDPVGGKVRYTLVTDPQYSLADAISAQFPGIHDTGGGVATLEREWIDGRGTIWRLYAFNGAH is encoded by the coding sequence ATGGCAGTGAGGAGGCAGCGTTCGTGGATCTCCGACGACGGGATGGTCGCCCTCCTCACCGGTGCCCTGTACCTGGGATTCGGGATCTGGCTCACCAGCCAGGACCTCATCTTCCCGGACGCGATGAGCCGGGTGGCCAACGGCTATTACGTGGTCTTCAGCCGCGACCCGCACCTGGCCGCCATCGGCTTCGTCTGGAACCCCCTGCCGTCGCTCTCGACGATTCCGCTGCTGCTGCTCTCGCCGCTGGTGCCGGTGCTGGCATCCAAGGCATTTGCGGGAACCATTGTCTCTGTGTTCTGCGGGGCTCTCGCGATGGTGCTCTTCCGCAGGTTCCTGGCGCTGTTCGGGATGAACCGTGCGGGAGCGCTGATCCTCACAGGGATCCTCGCCGTCCAGCCGCTGGTGCTGATATCCGCGGCATGTGGGGCCAGCGAGTCCATGCTCCTGGCCACCGCCCTGTATGCGGCGTTGAACCTGGCCCGCTGGCTCAAGGAGGATGACCCGTGGCACCTGGTGCACGCTGGGCTCGGTCTCGGGTTGGCGTACCTGGTGCGGTACGAGGCGGTTGCGGCGGCGCTTGCCGCCAGCATCATCGTCCTTGGCATCAGCCTCTGGCGGACCCGGGGCGGCCGCCGCCGCAAAACCGTGGCCCTCCTCGACCTCTTCCTGGTGGGCAGTCCCTTCGCGGCGGCCTTTATCGTGTGGGCGACGGTTTCACAGCTGGTCGGGCAGTCATGGTTCCAGACCTACACATCCCCGTACGGCAACAGCGCCCAGGTCAACAATGACCGCACGTCCATAGACTCCTTCACCGGTGGAGGGCTTGACGGAATCCTGGGCTACCTGAGCAGCCAGCTGTTCGCCGTGGCGCCCTTTGCCATCCTGTTCATAGTCATTGCCGTGGTGATAGCCGTGCGGCGCAGGGAGCCCGGGATCCTCGGCCCGGCCGCCATTCTCGGCGGAATCCTCGCCTTCGATGAATGGGCCTTCATCAACGGGGCGTCCTTTGGATGGCTCCGGTTCCAGATCATGGCCATTCCCTGGGGACTCCTGATGGCCGGCTACATCCTGGGGTCTATCAGGCGGGGGACGGGAAGGCTTGCGTTCCGCAAGTCAGTGGCCGTGGTGGTGCTGATCTCCACTATCGCTCCGCTGCCACTGGCCTGGTGGGCCTCACTCAACCCGCGCCTGGCGCGGGAGGAGAATCTGGCATTCGAGGTGTCGCAGGCACGCCAGTACGCCACGCAGGCGCAGGTAGCGGCATACCTCGACTCACTGAGCCTGCCCAATGGCAGCGTCATCACGGATGTCGCCTACTCCTTCCCGATCGTCCTGGCCAGCCGCAACCCGCACCAGTTCGTCATCACGCCCGACCGGGACTTCCAAGAGAAACTGACCGATCCGGTGGGCGGCAAGGTGCGCTACACCCTCGTAACCGATCCCCAGTACTCCCTGGCCGACGCCATTTCGGCACAGTTCCCGGGCATACACGACACTGGCGGGGGCGTGGCGACCCTGGAGCGTGAGTGGATCGACGGCCGCGGCACCATATGGCGACTCTACGCGTTCAACGGTGCGCATTGA
- a CDS encoding SH3 domain-containing protein codes for MAKARRAFQDGDEDYILDITPSAVSSPRRGAKRPRLFGKFIAPIALSGLVIAGSFAISSKGNSDQVADPTYSDVNLGVSRGNERTPLPSPSESSETDASAPAPLPTAPSTEATSAEATPTPESTSESATPTPTDTFDPSELGNKVGEKYIVSSANVRTGPGSSYDVRTTLDAGIALTVTDVSTNGWQQVSYKGRAGWVKSDLLSDEKPETPSASPTSSSPSSSSSAQSESSGTCSSSSAKSIESGLTAKSVSVLRKVCATFPDVKTYGGYRNESGYHGQGRAIDVMVSGDRAWEIARWLREHASELGVMEVIHAQKIWTTQRSSEGWRSMSDRGSATANHYDHVHISVVG; via the coding sequence ATGGCAAAGGCACGACGCGCCTTCCAGGACGGGGATGAAGACTACATCCTCGACATCACCCCTTCCGCCGTTTCTTCCCCACGACGGGGGGCCAAGCGACCACGCCTCTTCGGCAAGTTCATAGCTCCCATAGCACTTTCAGGCCTAGTCATCGCAGGTTCCTTCGCCATCTCGAGCAAAGGAAACTCTGACCAGGTGGCAGACCCGACCTACAGCGACGTCAACCTGGGCGTCAGCCGCGGCAACGAGCGCACTCCCCTGCCCTCGCCATCGGAATCGAGTGAGACAGACGCCAGCGCCCCCGCACCCCTGCCGACCGCGCCCAGTACCGAGGCAACCTCGGCTGAGGCGACTCCCACGCCGGAGAGCACCTCCGAGAGCGCAACCCCAACGCCCACCGATACCTTCGACCCATCGGAGCTGGGAAACAAGGTGGGAGAGAAGTACATCGTCTCGTCTGCGAATGTCCGCACCGGCCCCGGGTCGAGCTATGACGTGCGGACCACGCTTGATGCCGGCATCGCGCTGACTGTGACGGATGTCTCCACCAACGGCTGGCAGCAGGTTTCCTACAAGGGCCGGGCGGGCTGGGTGAAGTCCGACCTGCTCTCTGATGAGAAGCCGGAGACCCCTTCCGCTTCGCCGACGTCGTCCTCGCCGAGTTCCTCCTCGTCGGCGCAGTCCGAGAGCTCAGGGACCTGCTCCTCGTCGTCGGCGAAGAGCATCGAGTCGGGGCTGACCGCAAAGTCGGTCTCCGTGCTGCGCAAGGTCTGCGCCACCTTCCCGGATGTAAAGACCTACGGCGGCTACCGCAACGAGTCCGGGTATCACGGGCAGGGACGGGCCATCGACGTGATGGTCTCCGGGGACCGAGCCTGGGAGATCGCCCGGTGGCTGCGTGAGCATGCCAGCGAACTCGGTGTCATGGAGGTGATCCATGCCCAGAAGATCTGGACCACCCAACGTTCATCGGAGGGATGGCGTTCCATGTCGGACCGCGGCTCCGCCACCGCAAACCACTACGACCACGTCCACATCTCCGTGGTCGGCTGA
- a CDS encoding beta/alpha barrel domain-containing protein encodes MSDAPLTGVVALLDEASLDDLIGVIEVLAQEGVPNLSLPAGLPALEELAALYGTRIRIGVHGPIDTSAEPASLGADFLLPDFTGADLAASARAAGVACYGSAMTPGEVVSALGLPVTGVQLRPAEVVGPAMAEHLRSLGLIERVVPRDGLIAFTAKQWLQAGASAVCIGRHLLGDALTGGDLAALRDRCRNLRG; translated from the coding sequence ATGTCTGATGCTCCCCTGACCGGTGTCGTCGCACTGCTGGACGAAGCCTCCCTGGACGATCTCATCGGGGTCATCGAGGTACTGGCCCAGGAAGGCGTACCGAATCTCTCCCTACCTGCCGGGCTGCCCGCTCTTGAGGAGCTCGCCGCGCTCTACGGGACACGGATCAGGATCGGTGTTCACGGACCCATAGACACCTCTGCCGAGCCCGCGTCCCTGGGCGCTGATTTCCTCCTGCCCGACTTCACCGGTGCGGACCTGGCGGCGTCGGCCAGGGCTGCTGGGGTGGCCTGCTATGGCTCGGCCATGACGCCCGGCGAGGTGGTTTCAGCGCTGGGACTGCCGGTCACCGGGGTGCAGCTGCGTCCGGCTGAAGTGGTCGGCCCCGCGATGGCAGAGCACCTGCGCAGCCTCGGGCTGATCGAGCGGGTGGTGCCGCGTGACGGCCTGATCGCCTTCACGGCGAAGCAATGGTTGCAGGCCGGCGCATCCGCCGTCTGCATAGGCAGGCACCTGCTCGGCGACGCCCTCACCGGGGGCGACCTGGCGGCCCTGCGTGACCGCTGCCGCAATCTCCGGGGTTAA
- a CDS encoding type II toxin-antitoxin system PemK/MazF family toxin, translated as MSNWLGDLLSRILRDLVAQFRSDVKRSHRASGTRRRGAGASGNRAGQSGNSSQRAGDPARGGYPGDFKGTPRITYSPAPGNEADPGEVVWTWVPYEEDHREGKDRPVLIIGRDGNWLLGLQLTSKDHDRDAAQEARSGRLWMDIGTGEWDPQRRPSEVRLNRIIRVDPGGVRRIGAVLDRDIFDAVASAVRP; from the coding sequence ATGAGCAACTGGCTGGGCGACCTGCTATCCCGGATCCTTCGCGACCTCGTCGCCCAATTCAGGTCTGACGTGAAACGATCGCACCGGGCCAGCGGCACGAGGCGGCGCGGTGCGGGGGCATCCGGCAACAGGGCAGGACAAAGCGGCAACAGCTCTCAGCGGGCTGGCGACCCAGCCCGCGGCGGATACCCCGGCGACTTCAAGGGAACACCCCGGATCACCTACTCCCCGGCCCCGGGGAATGAGGCCGACCCAGGCGAGGTGGTGTGGACCTGGGTGCCCTACGAGGAGGACCACAGGGAGGGCAAGGACCGGCCCGTGCTGATCATCGGCCGTGACGGCAACTGGCTGCTCGGCCTGCAGCTCACCTCAAAGGACCACGACCGTGACGCCGCGCAGGAGGCACGCAGCGGACGGCTCTGGATGGACATCGGCACGGGGGAGTGGGATCCGCAGCGACGTCCCAGCGAGGTGCGCCTGAACCGGATCATCCGCGTCGATCCTGGCGGTGTCCGCCGGATCGGGGCGGTCCTCGACCGCGATATCTTCGACGCCGTCGCCAGCGCAGTTCGTCCGTGA